The Sphingobium sp. JS3065 genomic sequence TCAGTGCCGAGATTCGGTAGAAGCTTGAGGCTTGCCTGCGCCCTGGCGGTATTCACCGCCACAACGCCGGCACTCGCCCAGTCGGTCGTGGCCCTGCCCGACCAGACCAGCCGCATCCGGCTGTCCAACCACGACGTCAATCATATCGTCTGCGTCGGCGGCGACATCGACGACGTCAAGTTCTCGGCCGAGAAGGGCCTCGCCGTCGAGCGCGGCGGATCCGACGCCTGGATCAAGTTCCTCGTGCTCGAGACCGACGACATAGGCGCAAAGACCCGCACGTTCGTGACGACGCCATCAGAATTCTTCGTGTCGTGCAACGGCGCGATCTACCCGCTCTACGCCGAACCGTCGGACATCCCCGCGCAGACCGTGACGCTTGTCCCGGGTTCCTCCCAGCGGGCACGCGCCAATGATGCGCTGCTCGGTCCGCTGGTCGAGGAGGAGCGCGCGGTCGGGATCGTGCTCGCGCTGCTGCAGGATCGGATCCCGGCGTCGTTCACCGAAGTTGCTCCGCAGGCAACAAAGCTCATGGTGGTCGACCTTCCCAATGTCTTTATCCATGAGCGTCGGCGTCTGGACGTTGAAGGCGCCGGACTATCAGCCAGCGAATATCTCCTGACCAGTCCGATCCCGGTGAACCTGGATGAGCGCGCGTTCCTGGATTCGGCATTGGGTCCGGACATTTTCGCAGTAACGCTCGACCGGCTTACACTCGGCCAGGGCGATAGCGCACGGCTGATCGTCATACGGCGGAGCGTCACGCAATGACCGGCCCGGCTGATCCCGCCGCGCCTGGCGCCGCACCGCTGCCCGGAGTGCCGTCCGGCATGGACGCACCGCTCGAAGAGACCGGCGATCGTCCAGCCTTGCTCGACCTGCGGACGCAATGGGCGCGGCTCACGTCGGACCAGAAGCTGCGCGCGAAGCAGGCAGGCGTCGTCGCAACGATCGCTGTGCTTGGCTTTGGCCTCTATACCGCGAGTTCGAACGGCACGCAGGAGCTGGCAAAGGCGCCGGAAGCGTCCAAGCTGGACATGGGCGCGGGCCTTCGCGGCGACAGCCTCGAAGTCAAGATGCGCGGCGACCTTCAGAAGATCCTCGACGGGCAGTCACTGCTCGGTGACCGCGTGACCGCCATCGAGCAGGGCCGTGTCACGCCCGGCGCCGACATTGGTGCCGGCGATCATGGCGCGGATGCTGGATTGCCTCCAGCCCTGCCCGGGGAGGCACCTGCTTATCCGCCGGCACCGCCAGAAGCGAAAGCCGAAGGCGACTCGCTGCCCCCGCCGCCCGCTGCTCCGGCAGCGCCTCCGGCACCGCCCGCACCCCCGACCGAGCGCCAGGTGGGCGCGATCGGCGCGGCCACGAACGCGGTCGCGGCGGAGGGAGGCGCGGCCGGCGTGGCACGATCAAAAAAAGCCAATCGGACGATCTATTTGCCACCTGGTTTCATGAAAGCGAGGCTGCTGACCGGGATCGACGCGCTGGCGAGCCGCGATGCGACCAGCAATCCGGAACCGATCATCGCCCGTGTGCAGGCCCCGGCCGTGCTGCCCAATGACGTCAAAGCCAATTTGTCGGGATGTTTCGTCATCGGCAATGCGACCGGCAGCCTGGCGAAGGAGCGGGTCGAGATTCAGCTCGTCTCGATCTCCTGCGTCGACTTCGATGAGCATGCGGTCGTCGATCAGCCGATCAAAGGCTTCTTCGTCGACGCCGATGGCAAGAAGGGCCTGTCCGGCAAGGTGGTAACCCGCGCCGGGGCAACGCTTGCGCGCTCGTTCATCGCCGGCACGATCGCGGGCATCGCCCAATCGGTCGAGGGCACGTTCGGAAATGTCTCCACCTCGGCGCTCGGCAGCGTGCGCACGCTTGATGCGGGCGATGCGGCCAAAACCGGCATCGCGGGAGGGCTCTCGCGCTCGTCCGACAAGCTGACCGATTTCTATCTCGATCTCGCTCGTCAGGCGGGACCGGTGGTCGAGGTGGGCGCCGCCAAGGATGTGGTGGTCGTCATCCAGGAGGGCCTCGCCCTCGAGATCAAGCCTTCGGTTGGAGCCAAGTTCTGATGCGCCGACCGCCCATCCTCCAGGGAGCACCAGCAATGCCCAAGCATGTCATTCGCGGCGGAGCGCTCGCGTTCGCCTCCGGAGCCGCCCTGCTCCTCTCCGGCTGCGCGACCATGGGGTCACTCATGTCGCCCTATAGCGAGAAATTCTCCTGCAAGAATGATGATCACGGCCAGTGTATCCACCCCGAGAGGGCCTATGAGGACGCGGTCGCCGGGGTCACGTCCAAATCCGACCCTGCGGTCACCAACGACCGCAAAATGCTGCGCGACCAGACCGCAGCAAAGCGTGGTCAACGCAGCGATCGCGCCGGACCTCCGAGCGCCTACGGCACCTATCGCGACAGCGTCTACCAGGAACTCAAGGGGCTGATCGATGCGCCCGTGACACCGATGCTCAAACCCGCGCGGACCGTCCGGACATTGATCCTGCCTTATGCCGACCGGCAGCGGCCGGACCGGCTCTATATGCCGCGCTACGTCTATTCGATCATGGAGAAGCCCGTCTGGGTGGTCGGGGGAAGCCTTGTCGCGCCGCCGAGCCAGGCGGCAAAGGCACCGATCCTTGGTCAGGTCCAGGAGTCCACAGCCGCGACGGCAGCCGGTGACACGCCCGAAGCCCCGATCACGTCCGCGACGGAGCCGCGGCGATGAGCGCGCCTGGCTCAAAGCGAGGCCGCGGGCTCTCTTATTCTCGCATGCGCAACGCGGTACGCCGCGACGCCTATTCCGATTATCTGCCGCTCGTCGCCTGGGACGCGGAGAGCGAGGCGTTCCTCTGCATCGACGACACATGGGGCCACGCGTGGGAGATCGTGCCGACCGCGTACATGTTCGCGCATGTTCAGGGTGCGCTGCAGGGCCTGCTGAACGTCAATTTCCCGGACGGCACGGTCCTCCAACTCCACACCTTCGCCGACCCGCTGATCGACGACGCGCTCGACGCGTTTCTCGATCTCAAAACCCGCGACGACCCCCTCATCCAGGCGTCCGCGCGACGCACCCGCGAATATCTGAGCCGGGGTCGACATGGCCTGAAGGCCTTGCACGGCATCCCCGTGCGAAACTTTCGCACGCTGCTGTCGATCAAGACGCGGCGCCCCCTCGGCGAGGATCTTCGGCGCCAAGTCGAGGAGCAACTCGCCAAGCTTGGCATTCGCCGCCTCGAGCCCGAGGAGATGATCTCTTTCTACCGCCGCATCTTCAACGGTGTCACGCAATCGGCACCCGGTGTGTTCGCCG encodes the following:
- a CDS encoding TraB/VirB10 family protein gives rise to the protein MDAPLEETGDRPALLDLRTQWARLTSDQKLRAKQAGVVATIAVLGFGLYTASSNGTQELAKAPEASKLDMGAGLRGDSLEVKMRGDLQKILDGQSLLGDRVTAIEQGRVTPGADIGAGDHGADAGLPPALPGEAPAYPPAPPEAKAEGDSLPPPPAAPAAPPAPPAPPTERQVGAIGAATNAVAAEGGAAGVARSKKANRTIYLPPGFMKARLLTGIDALASRDATSNPEPIIARVQAPAVLPNDVKANLSGCFVIGNATGSLAKERVEIQLVSISCVDFDEHAVVDQPIKGFFVDADGKKGLSGKVVTRAGATLARSFIAGTIAGIAQSVEGTFGNVSTSALGSVRTLDAGDAAKTGIAGGLSRSSDKLTDFYLDLARQAGPVVEVGAAKDVVVVIQEGLALEIKPSVGAKF
- a CDS encoding type-F conjugative transfer system secretin TraK gives rise to the protein MPRFGRSLRLACALAVFTATTPALAQSVVALPDQTSRIRLSNHDVNHIVCVGGDIDDVKFSAEKGLAVERGGSDAWIKFLVLETDDIGAKTRTFVTTPSEFFVSCNGAIYPLYAEPSDIPAQTVTLVPGSSQRARANDALLGPLVEEERAVGIVLALLQDRIPASFTEVAPQATKLMVVDLPNVFIHERRRLDVEGAGLSASEYLLTSPIPVNLDERAFLDSALGPDIFAVTLDRLTLGQGDSARLIVIRRSVTQ
- a CDS encoding TraV family lipoprotein, with amino-acid sequence MPKHVIRGGALAFASGAALLLSGCATMGSLMSPYSEKFSCKNDDHGQCIHPERAYEDAVAGVTSKSDPAVTNDRKMLRDQTAAKRGQRSDRAGPPSAYGTYRDSVYQELKGLIDAPVTPMLKPARTVRTLILPYADRQRPDRLYMPRYVYSIMEKPVWVVGGSLVAPPSQAAKAPILGQVQESTAATAAGDTPEAPITSATEPRR